TATTCTATAAAGGTTCAACAAAAAAGCACTTGGCCAGCGCGCAAGTGCATATTGTTTCTCTTAAACGTTATTAGGCTATTTTACTGCGACTTCTTTGCCATTAATTACGTAAACTTCTTTGCCTTTTAATACGCCAGAACATTGTTGATTGGGCGCTGGACACCAAGTATCAACAACTTGGAGATCACTCTCTGTTCTTACAATATAGCGCCAGCCATACATGGTTTGTTTTTGCTTACTCGCTTGTCGCCCTGCGCCGATTAAGCCACCAACAATTTTTGCTGCATCTTTACCGCTACCAGAGCCAAATGCCGAGCCGACACCAACACCTACAGCAGCACCTAATAAGGGCTTACCATCTTTTCCAACTGTGCCTGTAATAACTTCTGCTTTTTCGATAACACCTTCAACTACTGTTGACTGTGCCATTGCCGTACTTACAAACATAAAAGCGAACAGACCAATAACTAATTTTTTCATGATATCCCTCATTCAAATTACTAATACGTAACGTCGATTGGAATAATCATAGCCCAAATGTAACAGCTTAGTTACGACGAAATTGTTGAGTTTTGTTGTAATTTGTAATGGTACAAGAGCGTTTCTTAAGATCTTATATAAGCGTCAAAGTTAATTAGTCTGCTATCTCACTTTTTCATTGCGCATAGATTCGCTATGATGGTGGCCAATAAAAATATAATAAAGTTTCCGGTGTTTTATGTCTGAATGGCTCAGTATTATTCCTCCAGTGTTAGCTATCATCATTGTTCTATGGAAGAAAGAAGTAATCCTCGCCTTGTTAGTGGCAATCTTTAGCTCTGAGTTATTAATCTTGCAATCGACTGAGCAAAGTAGTGTTGTTGGCGCCTTCGCCTTAGCAGGGCTGGAGCGTATTGTCAGTGTTTTTCATGATGGCGGTAATACCCGCATTCTTATTTTTAGTTTGATGGTTGGCGCATTGCTTGCGTTTATGCGCTATTCAGGAGGAGTAACAGCAACGGTTAATTACCTTATCAAAAAAGGCGTGAGTGGCAGTGCAAGAAGAGCCAGATTGTTACCCTTTTTTACCGGCATAGCCATTTTTATTGAATCAAACCTGAGTGTGTTAATGGCCGGTATTATCTCACGTGGCCTATTCGATAAATTCAACATGAGTCGTGCACGACTGGCTTATATCATAGACAGTACCAGCGCCCCCATTTGTATTCTTTTGCTTGTAAACGGTTGGGGCGCGTATGTGCTTGGCTTAATGGGTGCCTACGAATTAGAAGAATCTTATGTATCCATTCTAATACAAACGATTCCTTTAAACTTTTACGCCCTGATCACCTTAGCAATTGTGCTCTATACCATTTTGGCGGATAAAACCCATGGTCCATTAAAAGCCTCAGAGCAAGCGCAGAAGAAAGTTACATCTCACGCTGATATAGACATCGAGCCAAGCAAACCGATGTTTATGATTTTACCTATGGTCACTATGTGCTTTTCGATGATCGGATTCATGTTTTTAACCGGTGGTGGTGATTTTGTTCAAGGCTCAGGCTCGAAATCAGTTTTGTATTCAACCAGTTTAGCCTGTTTAGTTGCCTATGCGATGATGGTTGGCTCAAAAAGGTTTAGTCATAAGCAAATGACTGAAATTGGCTTTAAGGGTATGTCAGAGCTACTGCCATTAGTGACAATTGTATTGTTATCACTCGCACTGGGCAGTAGTTTAAAGCTATTAGGTACAGGGGTATTCATCTCAGGGCTAGTAGCCGATAATTTACCGCTGTTTCTTGTGCCGGCTGTATTGTTTATTGCTGGTGGTTTAATGTCCTTTACCACAGGAACATCATGGGGTACATTCGCGTTACTTATCCCTATTGGTATGCCATTGGTCATCAATCTTGGCTTGCCTGCACCTTTAGTATTGGCTGCGATACTTGGCGGCGGTGTTTTTGGTGACCATTGTTCACCTATATCTGACACCACAGCGGTTTCTGCTGTAGCTTCGGGATGTGATTTATTAGAACACGTAAGAACACAGTTGCCATATGCCCTTGTAGGAGGTGGTTTAACATTAGTAGCATATATACTTGCTGGCATTGCAATGATTTAAGAGCGCTGTAAGTCAATTAACCAGTATTAATGAGAAAATAAAAAAGCTACTCATTGTCATGAGTAGCTTTTTTGTTTGGTATAGCATTCGCCAACATCACATAAACGGCTTAGTTTTTGTAGTTACGCCACTTTAAACTGTGAAATCGTCGCGGTAAGCTCTTGTGTAATTTCTTTTTGCGCCTGACTCTTCGTTGCCATTTCAATGGTTTGAGACACGGCAGTATCAGCAAGCTCGTTTACTGATACCGTTTGCTGACTGATCTCATCCGATGCAGACGCTTGTTCACGAATGGTCATCGCTGCTTCATTCGACTGTTCTTCAATCAACGAGATAGCTTCATTAATTTGTGATAACTTTTCACTCACTTTATTAATCAACTCTACACCTTGATTAGTTTTTTGTTTACCTGCATTCATCACTGCCACTGCGCTGGCTGCAGAATCTTGCAATTTAACAATGATCTTTTCAATATCGCCGGTT
This window of the Thalassotalea atypica genome carries:
- a CDS encoding Na+/H+ antiporter NhaC family protein; its protein translation is MSEWLSIIPPVLAIIIVLWKKEVILALLVAIFSSELLILQSTEQSSVVGAFALAGLERIVSVFHDGGNTRILIFSLMVGALLAFMRYSGGVTATVNYLIKKGVSGSARRARLLPFFTGIAIFIESNLSVLMAGIISRGLFDKFNMSRARLAYIIDSTSAPICILLLVNGWGAYVLGLMGAYELEESYVSILIQTIPLNFYALITLAIVLYTILADKTHGPLKASEQAQKKVTSHADIDIEPSKPMFMILPMVTMCFSMIGFMFLTGGGDFVQGSGSKSVLYSTSLACLVAYAMMVGSKRFSHKQMTEIGFKGMSELLPLVTIVLLSLALGSSLKLLGTGVFISGLVADNLPLFLVPAVLFIAGGLMSFTTGTSWGTFALLIPIGMPLVINLGLPAPLVLAAILGGGVFGDHCSPISDTTAVSAVASGCDLLEHVRTQLPYALVGGGLTLVAYILAGIAMI